Below is a window of Fluviibacter phosphoraccumulans DNA.
GTTTGTTATGTTTACCAGAAAGCAATTGTCAGTCGTCTCATCCAGTACGTTTGCATTTACGATTTGTTTTGCAATCTGGATGATGTTCGCGGTTATCGGAATTCCAATCAAAGCAAAGCTGGGTCTGAATGAAACCGAGTTCGGCTTGCTGACGGCTATGCCCGTGCTATCTGGTTCACTGATTCGACTACCGCTGGGCATGTTGACGGATAAGCTAGGCGGTCGGATTGTTTTCTTTATCCTCATGCTGTGTTGTGTAATCCCGCTCTGGTTTATTGGCGATGCCACCGAATATTGGCAATTCCTTGTTCTTGGTCTTTTTGTCGGACTGGCTGGCGGTTCATTTTCGGTAGGGATTGCCTATGTGGCGCGCTGGTTCAATAAGCAGAATCAAGGGTTGGCCATGGGGATCTTTGGGGCGGGTAACTCGGGCGCGGCCGTAACCAAATTTGTGGCACCTTCAATTGTTCTGGCCTTTGGTTGGACCATGGTGCCTAAAGTGTATGCCGTAGCCATGCTAGTTACCGCATTGGTATTCTGGATGTTCAGTTTTACAGATAAAAGTCATAACGTAAGCAGTAGCGTTTCGGTAGCCGAACAGCTCAAGGCCCTTAAGGATCCACGCGTTTGGAAGTACTGTCAGTACTACTCGATCGTGTTCGGTGGGTATGTTGGTCTAGCCCTATGGATGACCAAGTATTACGTTTCTGAATACGGCTTTGACCTTAAAACGGCTGCATTGTTGGCCGCCTGCTTCTCTCTCCCTGGGGGTGTGTTGCGCGCCGTGGGCGGTTGGCTGTCTGACAAATATGGTGCCCATTCTGTGACTTGGTGGGTGTTGTGGGTCAGTTGGATCTGCTTGTTCATCATGTCTTATCCGCAAACTGATTTCACGATCCAGACGGTTAATGGACCGGAAACCTTCCATATCGGTCTGACACCAACGGTCTTTACGGTGCTGTTATTCATTATTGGGGTGGCCTGGGCCTTCGGCAAGGCGTCCGTATTCAAATATATCTCCGACGATTATCCGCACAATATTGGCGTGATTTCAGGGATCGTCGGTTTAGTGGGTGGCTTGGGTGGATTTGTTTTGCCCATCATGTTTGGTGCGCTCGTCGACCTGACCGGTATTCGCTCTTCCTCTTTCATGCTGCTGTATGGCGTTGTCTGGATCTCATTGATCTGGATGTACTTCACTGAAGTACGTACCTCGTCGGTACTTGATCGCCAATCAGCGGCTCAGTCAACCGATCAATCCTGAATTCATTTATCGAACGGAGTTAATCATGTCGAGAGTTCTCACCAAATGGCTGCCGGAAGATCATGACTTCTGGCACAACGAGGGGAAGGCGATTGCCCGCCTGAATCTCTGGATTTCGATTCCTTGCCTATTGTTGTCCTTTGCCGTCTGGATGGTGTGGAGTGTGGTGGTCGTTAACCTGCCCAATATTGGTTTCAAATTCGATACGGATCAGCTGTTCTGGCTAGCCGCATTGCCGGGCCTGTCTGGCGCAACCCTGCGTATTTTCTATTCTTTTATGGTGCCAATTTTCGGGGGGCGAAAGTGGACGGCGATCTCGACGGCTTCACTACTGCTGCCGGCCATTGGTATCGGCTTCGCTGTGCAGAACCCTGAAACGCCGTATGCGACCTTTCTGACGCTGGCGTTATTGTGCGGCTTCGGTGGCGGTAACTTTGCTTCCAGTATGTCGAATATCAGCTTCTTCTTTCCAAAGGCTCAGAAAGGTGGTGCGCTGGGGTTGAATGCCGGTCTGGGCAACCTCGGTGTCTCTGTTGTTCAGTTTGTCGTGCCGATCGTCATTACTGCGGGTGTATTCGGAGCCTTGGGCGGTGACGCACAGATCTGGGTAAAGGGCGCGCAAACAAAGCAGATGTGGTTACAAAATGCTGGTTTCATCTGGGTACCATTCATTGCGGTTTCGACCCTGGCTGCCTGGTTCGGCATGCATGATATCGCCAGTGCCAAGGCCTCATTTGCTGATCAGGCAGTAATTTTCAAGCGTAAACACAACTGGCTGATGTGCTGGTTGTATCTGGGCACCTTTGGTTCGTTCATTGGCTACTCGGCTGGCTTTCCTCTGTTGACCAAGACGCAGTTTCCGGAAATCAATCCGGTTCAGTACGCTTTTTTAGGTCCACTAGTGGGTGCTATTGCTCGTGTTGCTGGTGGCTGGATCTCAGACAAGCTGGGTGGTGCGATTGTGACTTTCTGGACCTTCATTCTTATGATTGCCGCTGTGTTTGGCGTTATCCAGTTTGCACCGAGCGCCACGAACCCAGGCAGTTTCTGGGGTTTTTTCGCCATGTTCATGCTGTTGTTTATGGGTACCGGTGTGGGTAACGCATCCACTTTCCGCATGATCCCGATTATCTTTATGACGGAGCGTCAGCGCGAAGCAGCTGGCAAGGGCAAGCAAGCGGAAGAAGCTGCAATCGTTGCTGGGAATAAAGAAGCCGCTGCAGTTTTAGGATTCACCTCGGCCATAGCAGCCTATGGTGCCTTTTTCATTCCTAAATCGTTCGGCACGTCGATTGCTGCGACTGGCAGCGCCGAATTCGCGCTTTACAGTTTTATCTGTTTTTACGTTACCTGCATCGTTATTACCTGGTTGTTCTACAGCCGTCGTAATGCACCGATGCCCTGTTAATTAGATTTGCCGATTTGTACAACCACGTACTAAAGGAAACGATATGAGTCACTTTATCGATAAACTGAAATTCCTCAGTGCAGAAAAAGAGGAATTTTCAGAAGGTCACGGTCAAACGACCACTGAAAACCGTGCTTGGGAAGATGCCTACAGAAAGCGCTGGCAGCACGACAAGATTGTCCGCTCGACACACGGTACAAACTGTACCGGTTCATGCTCCTGGAAGATCTATGTGAAGGGCGGTATTGTCACCTGGGAAACCCAGCAGACAGATTATCCGCGAACCCGCCCGGATATGCCGAATCATGAGCCGCGCGGTTGTGCTCGCGGTGCATCGTATTCCTGGTATCTCTACAGCGCTAACCGGGTGAAACACCCGATGGTACGTTCGTCGCTACTTAAAGCATGGCGCAAGCATCGCCAGACGCTGTCGCCGGTTGCGGCCTGGGAAGCGGTTGTTTCCGATCCGAAGACCGTACGC
It encodes the following:
- a CDS encoding MFS transporter yields the protein MFTRKQLSVVSSSTFAFTICFAIWMMFAVIGIPIKAKLGLNETEFGLLTAMPVLSGSLIRLPLGMLTDKLGGRIVFFILMLCCVIPLWFIGDATEYWQFLVLGLFVGLAGGSFSVGIAYVARWFNKQNQGLAMGIFGAGNSGAAVTKFVAPSIVLAFGWTMVPKVYAVAMLVTALVFWMFSFTDKSHNVSSSVSVAEQLKALKDPRVWKYCQYYSIVFGGYVGLALWMTKYYVSEYGFDLKTAALLAACFSLPGGVLRAVGGWLSDKYGAHSVTWWVLWVSWICLFIMSYPQTDFTIQTVNGPETFHIGLTPTVFTVLLFIIGVAWAFGKASVFKYISDDYPHNIGVISGIVGLVGGLGGFVLPIMFGALVDLTGIRSSSFMLLYGVVWISLIWMYFTEVRTSSVLDRQSAAQSTDQS
- a CDS encoding NarK family nitrate/nitrite MFS transporter, with product MSRVLTKWLPEDHDFWHNEGKAIARLNLWISIPCLLLSFAVWMVWSVVVVNLPNIGFKFDTDQLFWLAALPGLSGATLRIFYSFMVPIFGGRKWTAISTASLLLPAIGIGFAVQNPETPYATFLTLALLCGFGGGNFASSMSNISFFFPKAQKGGALGLNAGLGNLGVSVVQFVVPIVITAGVFGALGGDAQIWVKGAQTKQMWLQNAGFIWVPFIAVSTLAAWFGMHDIASAKASFADQAVIFKRKHNWLMCWLYLGTFGSFIGYSAGFPLLTKTQFPEINPVQYAFLGPLVGAIARVAGGWISDKLGGAIVTFWTFILMIAAVFGVIQFAPSATNPGSFWGFFAMFMLLFMGTGVGNASTFRMIPIIFMTERQREAAGKGKQAEEAAIVAGNKEAAAVLGFTSAIAAYGAFFIPKSFGTSIAATGSAEFALYSFICFYVTCIVITWLFYSRRNAPMPC